GGGGGCCTTGGCTACGATTCCTTTTACGTTACCCCTTCGATGAATCAGACCGCCTTCTTCGTGAATGGGGGAGGCGCAGGTAATGTACTTCGCGTAGACACGACCGGTACGCAAGGAAGTAATCGGCAGTATACCCAGACGAGCACCGGGAAAACCGGCACCTGGACGTTCACGAATGCCCAGACAATTACATTTACAAATATTGGCAGCTTTGGAGATAACGGTACGCATTACATCGCAGTAGGCGTTGGTATCGGCGGGCCAGGCGCGGTGAACGTCTATTCCGATGACATGACTCAGAAATTCAGCTTCTATCCTTATTCGCAAAATTTTAACGGCGGCGTTGTGGTGGCGACCGGCGATGTCAACGGCGACGGCGTCGATGATATCGTAACCGGGGTGGCGTCGGCCGCCGACCCGCATATTGAAGTCTTCGATGGCGTGACCGGGAAGATGATCATGTCCTTCGATGCCTTCGATCCGGCCTATCGAGGTGGCGTGACGATTGGCTTGGCCGATCTGAGCGGGCAGGGCTACGACGATATTATTGTTGGCGCTGCCGTGGGAACTTCGCATGTTGTAGCGTTCGATGGAAAGACGGGGGCGCTAGTCCAGAGCTTCCTCGCTTACCCGGGCTTTAATGGCGGGGTAACCGTGGCCGGTGGCGATGTCGCGGGCAACGGCTACGACGACATTATTACCGGCACCGGTCCGGGCGGCCCGCCGCATGTGAAAGTGTTCGATGGGAAAAGCCTCGCGGTGCTCAAATCTTTCTATGCGTTCTCGACTTCCTACACGGGAGGAATTTCCGTAGCGGCCACCGATCTGAATGGCGATGGCAAAGCCGACCTCATCGTCGGAGCCAGCGGTTCGAATGTCGATACGCACGTGGTCACGTTCGACGCCGTGACCGGAGCCCAAACGAATTCCATTGAAGCGTTCACCGGCTTCTACGGCGGGGTTCAAGTCGCGGCCAAGGACTTCGATGGCAATGGCGAGGGCGAACTGTTCTTTGTCCCGGGCGCGGGCGGTCCGCCGCATTTAAGAATTATTACCATCCTGCAGGTCGATTCGCCCAAGGAGAATTTGTTCAGCGAGTATGCGAATATTTACACGTTCTCACCCAGTTTGTTGTCGGGCTTCTATGTGGGGTAGGGGGAAAAGTGTTAGCCCGAAACGTCAGTGAGGGCTTTTGGTATGGATTCTAATGCAGTGAGAATACCAGGTGGGTGGAAGTTCTGGAAACGGGAAGTTTCGACTTATTAATGCCCTCACTCACGTTTTGGGCTAACAAAGCCTATGCGGGGGGAAGTTCTGGAGACGGGAAGTTTCGACTTATTAATGCCCTCACTGACGTTTCGGGCTAACAAAGCCTATGCGGGTGGAAGTTCTGGAAACGGGAAGTTTCGCCTTATTAATGCCCTCACTGACGTATCGGGCTAACAACGCAAATCGGGCTAACAAAGCCTATGTGGGTGGAAGTTCTGGAAACGGGAAGTTTCGCCATATTAATGCCCTCACTGACGTTTCGGGCTAACAAAGCCTATGCGGGGGGAAGTTCTGGAAACGGGAAGTTTCGCCTTATTAATGCCCTCACTGACGTTTCGGGCTAACAACGCAAATCGGGCTAACAAAGCCTATGTGGGTGGAAGTTCTGGAAACGGGAAGTTTCGCCATATTAATGCCCTCACTGACGTTTCGGGCTAACAACGCAAATCGGGCAAATGGAGCCAACGCGCGGTCGGACGGGATCTGACTCACTCGTCCGCTAAGAATTGAGTCCCGGCCAATTATCTCGCGCCCGGCCCGAAAATATTTGAATTTTTCACTTCGTCATCAGGTGCCCCCAATTCGATCCCTTTTCTCGCATTCCTTCCCTCTCACGACTCGCTCATCAACCGCCGTTTTATCAGAGTGACTGAAGAGAATTTTCTCAATTTGATTGAGTTCCGCTGATGGCATCAAAGAAATTATGCCGCAGTAGAAAAGCCGGATATTTTTGGCCTCTGGCGCACCAGTTGCGATTAGTAGCTCATCGAGATCAGGAAAATTCATCGCAATTATAGGGGATCTTAAAGTGGCAGCAGTCTTACTCGATGCGGAACCCATCGCAACAGTTAAAGCCCCCGTGCGACGGCCGATTCCAGAAGCCGGTTTGGCCGTAGGGCGACTCTATACCATCGCAAAGCGAACGACCGACATCGTGGTTGCTCTCGGTGCGATCATCGCTCTGGCCCCTCTGGGCTTCGTGGTGGCACTGCTTATCAAGCTGACCGACATGGGACCGGTTTTCTTCGTCCAGAAGCGAATCGGCAAAGACGGTAAAGCCTTCTCCTTCATCAAGTTCCGCTCGATGATCGTGAATGCCGATCAGTTGAAAATGACCTTGAGCAAGCATAGCCATCACGGGGACAGTATCACCTTCAAAATGAAACGCGACCCCCGGATTACCTGGATTGGTTCGATAATTCGCAAAACGAGCATTGACGAACTGCCACAACTGTTCAATGTTTTAACTGGCGAGATGAGTCTGGTAGGTCCGCGACCCGCCGTGCCTTCAGAGGTGGCCCGCTACGAACCCCGCCATAAGGGTCGTCTGGCCGTGCAGCCGGGTATCACTTGCATCTGGCAGGTTCGGGGACGAGGCGACATCCCCTTCGAACAACAGGTCAAGATGGACTTGGAATACATCAACCGTCGGTCCTGGTGGTACGACCTGATACTGATGGTGGAAACGGTTCCCGCAGTTTTAACCGGCCGTGGCGCTTACTAATACACTCGATCTTCATCAGGAGTTTACGACCATGCAAATGACCATGATCACCCCTAGCTACGGTCCCGATTTCGATCGTTGCAAGATGTTAGTCAACAGCGTAAACAAATACGTTCCCGATACTGTCGAACACGTTCTACTGGTGGATCAGCGAGACGAGGCTCAGTTCCAGAAGCTGGCCAGCTCGCGAACCCGGGTGATGACCGTCGAATCGGTTCTGCCCTGGTGGATCATGCGGCTGCCGATGGCTCGACGCTGGTGGTTCAGCTTCAAGTCGATGCCGGTCCGCAACTGGATCTTGCAACAAGTGGTGAAACTGGGTGTGGGCGAACACATCGAATCGGCCAACTACATGTTCGTCGATTCGGATGTATCCTTCATCCGGCCGATGAACCTGGGCGAATTTACCGACGAGCAGGGTAAGCTGGTGCTCTACCGCAACCCGACCATGGGCCGCACGGACATGCATGCCCCCTGGCACATGACCGCCGCGAAGCTGCTCGGTTTCTTCCCTTGCGATTATTTCGGGGCCAACTACATCGGCAATCTGATCACCTGGCGCCGCGACAATCTTCTCATGCTGTACAAGCACATTGAGACGATGACTGGCATGGGGTGGATGGAAGCGATCTGCCGACAGTGGCACCTGTCCGAATATATTCTCTACGGTGTCTTCGTCGAGCACGTCCTCAACGGTCGCGGTCACTTCTTCGAGAAGTCGAACCATTGTGCCGTCAGCTGGGGTCGGGAAATTCACACCGAAGAAGGAATGGAAGGCTTCCTCTCCTCTGTCGAACCCGAACAGTGCGCGGTGATGGTTTCCTCGAAGCAGTATATTCCGGTCAGCTTCTACTCCGATAAGCTCAAGCGATTCGAGCAAGTCTCCAGCCAGATTCGGTGAGACTGTGTTTCAGATCTTTTCGTTGATGATTGTGATCGGGATCCTCAGCCTGGCTTCCCGATTCGGCGCCCAGAAAGCCCTTCTCTATGCCTGGCCGCCCGCCATGCTTTTGCTGCCGGTCTGGATGATCATGGAAGTCGGGTCTCTGACACTCGACTTAAGAACCGTAGCCGAAGTGACCATCCTCGTTTCCTTTCTTCTATTCCCGGAAGAAGCTCCGCGTCTCAAAGTCAATTTCTGCGATCTGGCCGTGCTGTTTCTCTTAGGCGTTCAGGTCGTTTCGCAGTTTCATGCCGGTTCCATCGGACCCCTGACGGTTCCGGAAATCGCCCGCAAATGGCTTCTTCCCTACCTGATGGGCCGGCTCTTTTTCCGCAGTGAAAAAGACCTGACAACCGTGCTGAATATGCTCTGTCCGATGCTGGTCGTGCTCACCGCTCTGACCGTTTTCGAATGCTTCGTGAAAATCAATCCGATCAATAAAGCCCTGGGGATGAGCTTCGGCTTGCTGGAAGAAGGGGAGGGCTATCGCTGGGGCATGAAAAGAGCGCACGTCACCTTCAATCACCCGATTTTCTTCGGGATGATGCTGGTGCTGATGCTGCCCTGGTCGCTGGAAGCAGGCCGGAGGGCCAAAACGGGGGAAGGGCCGCGCTGGTGGCGGCATATGCCCAAACTTTTAGGCCTCTCTCTATTCTGCTGCGTCTCGCGCGGTCCCCAGCTGGCTGGCATGTTCACGGCGGTTGCCTATTTCTTCTTCCGGACGCCAAAAGCCCGCATACCGATGATATGTTCGGCCTGTGCCTTAATTTTCCTGCTGCAGGCGAATAAGGACGTCATCGTCGAATTGCTCGGCAAAGCGGCGGGCGAAACTCAGGATGAGAAAAAGATGATCGACATCGACGGCGAGGAGTACGAGTACAGCGGAACGACGCATCGAATGCTGCTGTTTAAGGTTTACGACAAATCGATTCAGGCCGCGGGATTCTTCGGATTCGGCACCGAGATGAAAGGTGTGGTGGTAGATGAAGAACTGCAGCAGACGTTCGGTTCAATTGATTGTCATTACTTAATGTTCCTGCTGCAGCATGGCTGGTTCGGCGTCGGGGCCTTTGTGATTCTCATGTTGGCGGTTGTTATCAAATTGGGTCGCCGCGCGTTGCAAATTGAGAAACCGGGATCGGCTTTAGCGGCGGGACTCGCCGGAGCTATGGCCGGAGTCGCAATGTTGCTAGTATCTGTGTGGTTTTCCGTTGATTTTGCGGGTGTTTGGATTTTTTCGGCCGGATTGGCCAGCGGTTTGCAATTCCCTCCTTCAACAGGAATGAAAGTGGTTCGAAGTGTAATCACTCCACGGAAAAAGCAAACTAAGATTGAGGCGAAGCCGAGACGGTATCTCACTCCTCCTCGGCCAATCGAAAGAGACACACACCATGCGTAACATCAACTCCCCGAAGATTCTGATCATCAGTCCCGTGAAGGACGAAGCGGAATACCTCGAACGGACGATCAAGTCGATGGCCGCGCAGACTCTTCTGCCCGCTCGCTGGATCATCGTCAATGATGGCAGCAAAGACAGCACGGGAACGATTGCGGAAACCGCCGCTCGCGAACATGGCTGGATTCGCGTGCTGCATCGCGAAAAAGGCCCCCGCCGCGTGGGGCCCGGTGTCATCGAAGCTTTCTACGCCGGCCTGGAAACGGTGGATCTCAACGATTTCGATTATGTCTGTAAACTGGATGGGGACATTGAATTTCAGCCCGGCTACTTCGAAGAAATGATTAGCCGGTTCGAAGCGGACCCCCGACTGGGCACCGCCAGCGGCAAATGCTTCATCCCGGTCAATGGCGAATTCGTCTACGAGCGAACCGGTGATGAGTTCTCTCACGGGGTGGCCAAGCTGTTCCGCCGCGAGTGCTTCCAGGAAATTGGCGGCTTCGTTCGCGAAGTGATGTGGGATGGCATCGATTGCCATCGCTGCCGGATGCTCGGTTGGAAAGCCGTCAGCTATCAGGACGAAGATTTGCGAATCATTCACCTGCGTTTGATGGGTTCCTCGCAGAAAAGCGTTTTCCACGGCCGGATGCGATGGGGCCGCGGCCAGTACTTCATGGGCACCCATCCTCTGTACCTGCTGGGGATCGCCTGCTACCGAATGCTCGAACGTCCCTGGATTCTCGGCGGCATGTGCATCCTGTTCGGTTACCTGAAAGCAGCTCTCACCAGCCATCGACAATACGGCGACGCCGAATTCAAACGCCATCTGCACGCCTGGCAGTTGCGTAAGCTGTTCGCTCCGGTGTTGCGAAGGATTCGCCCGGCGACCGCTGCCATCGCCCTGAAAACGGTTACTCCGGCGTCAGTCAAAAAACCGGCCGCTTCCACGACTATCAAACAGAACGTTGTCCGCGAACTCGAACTGGTATAAATGAACGCACTCGTCACCCCCCCGACTGTTCGCAGTGTACCGTCCCTGAAGATTCGCACTGCGGAAAAGAAACTCTGGAGCGGCATCCGCTGGTCGGCGGCCGCTCAAATTGCTACCATGTTCGTCCGACTCGGTAGCACCTTGATCCTCACCCGACTCCTCCTGCCCGAAGCATACGGCTTGTTCGGTACGATGATGGTTGTCATGACCACCGTCGAGCTCCTCTCTGACATCGGAATGCTCCCTGCACTCCTCAGACATCCGCAGGGTGATCAGCCACGATGGCTGCTCGTGGGTTGGTGGATCGGGTTTTTTCGTTCCGCAGGGATAGCCGCGGTTCTGGTAATGGCGGCCTATCCCATGTCTATGTTCTACGGCCGGCCGGAACTGTTCGGACTGATGGCCGTGGTTTCGCTGCGTCCTTTCCTCCTGGGCATGCGCAGCCCGGCCATGGTCTTGTTCCGCCGCAAGATGGATTACCGGGCTCTGTTCATCGACGAATTTACACAAACAGTCGTCGGTGTCGGCGTCAGCGTGCTGCTGGCCTGGAAGATTCAAAGCATCGGAGCCTGGGCTCTGGTGGTGGGAACGATCGCCGGGGCTCTCTCCGGATTAGTGGTCTCCTACATTCTGGCCCCGTTTCGCGTTCGCTGGCTCTGGGACTGGACCGTCGCCCACGAACTGGGCGGGTTCGGACGAATGGTGTTCCTCAATACTTTGGTGATGGCCTTCTGGCTGGGGTTGGATCGCTTCGTCGGACCCTGGTTCGTCAGCTTCGAAGCGATGGGTTTTTACATTGTCGCCATGAATCTGGCAGCCGTGGCCGAAGGGCTCCTCACCCGCGCCACCGATGTCTATTTCTCGTCCATTTTGCAATCTCCGAACGAAGCGGAACGGGCCCTACGGCATCAGAACTATGTCAATAAGCTCTGCAGGATCGGGATGCCCTTGGGGTGTCTGGCGGCCTTGTCGGCCCCGCTCGCCGTGGCCATTCTTTACAAGCCGAACTTCGCCGAATGCGGATTGATTCTGGCCGTCTTGCTCGCGCGACTACTGCCGCGGGCTCTGGGCCAGCTCGATTTCCAAATGCTCCTGGTTCGGGGTACGCTGCGGCCCTCCATCAGCGCCTATCTCCTCGGCGGTGTGGTGCATGGGGCCATGATCCCGCTGATGATGCACTGGCTGGGAACGGTGGGGTTGGCCATGTCCTGCCTGCTTTCGACGGTTGTGGTCACCTTCGTGCAGAATCATTATTCGGGCTTGGATGATGGGAAGGGCAGCCGACGCTTGATGCTCTCCGTTCTCTGGGGAGCCTGGGGAATTGCCGGAGCAGCCGGGCTGGCAGTGCTGCTGATTCGCTAACTGACTCCGACGATTTTGGAATCGCCGGAGAAGATATCGAGATCGATATCGTAGCGTTTGATCTTCCGATAGATGGTCGCCTGGCTAAGGCCGATCATCGACGCGGCGTCCCGCACATTACCCCGCGTCTGCCGCAAAGCTTCTTCGATCGCCTGCTTTTCCACTTGATCGACCAGCCGCATTCCGTCCTTGCCCGAGGGCGAGGGGAGAGTGAATTCGAACTGCGACGAAGTGTTCACACAGGGTTCGACCGGCTCGGCGAATTCCACGTGAGCGTTCGAAGGGGGCCGTTTGACGTCCAGTTTCTCCGAAAGCACTTCCTCCTGCAGCATATCGGGACCGACTTCCCCGGTGGGGCTGAGAATCGCCATTCGTTCGACGAGGTTTTCCAATTGCCGAACATTGCCCGGCCAATCGTAGGAACTCATGGCGGTCAGCGTTTCCTGTCGGAAATGCAGATCGACGCGACCGTAACTGAGCGCGGCACGCTGGAGGAAGCGGGCGGCCAGTTGCGGAATATCTTCTTTGCGTTGCCGCAGCGGTGGAACGCGAATGGGCACCACGTTCAGGCGATAGTAAAGGTCTTCGCGGAATTGCCCTTCGCGGACCCGTTCGAGGAGATTTCGATTGGTTGCTGCGATGACCCGAACATCGACCTGCACCCGTTTGGGACTGCCGACGCGCTGCACAGTGCGTTCTTGAAGGAAGCGCAGAATTTTGGCCTGCAGAACGACATCCATTTCGCCGATTTCATCGAGAAATAAAGTGCCGTTATCGGCCAGTTCGCAACTCCCCGCCTGCGATTTGTCGGCCCCGGTGAAGGCCCCTTTTTCGTGGCCAAAAAGTAAGCTCTCGGCCAGGTCGCGCGGCAGAGCGGCCATGTTGATTGGTACGAAGGGGCCGCTGGCTCGACGACTGAGTTCATGGACGCTCTTGGCGACCAGTTCTTTGCCGGTACCGCTCTCGCCCAGAATGAGGACCGAGGCATCGGTCTGGGCCACACTGCGAATCAACCCGACGACCTGTTGCATGGCCGGGCTGTCGCCGAGGAGTTTGATGCCGGTCGGGGCGGTTTGAACGTACTCTTCCAGTTCCTGGATGCGGCGATTCATCGCCTGCTTTTCGACGGCGTGCTTGATCGAGACTTTCAGTCGATTCA
The genomic region above belongs to Telmatocola sphagniphila and contains:
- a CDS encoding sugar transferase — encoded protein: MAAVLLDAEPIATVKAPVRRPIPEAGLAVGRLYTIAKRTTDIVVALGAIIALAPLGFVVALLIKLTDMGPVFFVQKRIGKDGKAFSFIKFRSMIVNADQLKMTLSKHSHHGDSITFKMKRDPRITWIGSIIRKTSIDELPQLFNVLTGEMSLVGPRPAVPSEVARYEPRHKGRLAVQPGITCIWQVRGRGDIPFEQQVKMDLEYINRRSWWYDLILMVETVPAVLTGRGAY
- a CDS encoding sigma-54-dependent transcriptional regulator; this encodes MKPTTPLVMIADDDTDVTVLLARHIEGWGYSTVIANDKRTLLALLSNYKPTLLLLDLRFGTTDGLELLPQLLQLAPDLMVALLTAHGSIDTAVAAMKLGAYDFLTKPPDLNRLKVSIKHAVEKQAMNRRIQELEEYVQTAPTGIKLLGDSPAMQQVVGLIRSVAQTDASVLILGESGTGKELVAKSVHELSRRASGPFVPINMAALPRDLAESLLFGHEKGAFTGADKSQAGSCELADNGTLFLDEIGEMDVVLQAKILRFLQERTVQRVGSPKRVQVDVRVIAATNRNLLERVREGQFREDLYYRLNVVPIRVPPLRQRKEDIPQLAARFLQRAALSYGRVDLHFRQETLTAMSSYDWPGNVRQLENLVERMAILSPTGEVGPDMLQEEVLSEKLDVKRPPSNAHVEFAEPVEPCVNTSSQFEFTLPSPSGKDGMRLVDQVEKQAIEEALRQTRGNVRDAASMIGLSQATIYRKIKRYDIDLDIFSGDSKIVGVS
- a CDS encoding DUF6492 family protein; translation: MQMTMITPSYGPDFDRCKMLVNSVNKYVPDTVEHVLLVDQRDEAQFQKLASSRTRVMTVESVLPWWIMRLPMARRWWFSFKSMPVRNWILQQVVKLGVGEHIESANYMFVDSDVSFIRPMNLGEFTDEQGKLVLYRNPTMGRTDMHAPWHMTAAKLLGFFPCDYFGANYIGNLITWRRDNLLMLYKHIETMTGMGWMEAICRQWHLSEYILYGVFVEHVLNGRGHFFEKSNHCAVSWGREIHTEEGMEGFLSSVEPEQCAVMVSSKQYIPVSFYSDKLKRFEQVSSQIR
- a CDS encoding oligosaccharide flippase family protein codes for the protein MNALVTPPTVRSVPSLKIRTAEKKLWSGIRWSAAAQIATMFVRLGSTLILTRLLLPEAYGLFGTMMVVMTTVELLSDIGMLPALLRHPQGDQPRWLLVGWWIGFFRSAGIAAVLVMAAYPMSMFYGRPELFGLMAVVSLRPFLLGMRSPAMVLFRRKMDYRALFIDEFTQTVVGVGVSVLLAWKIQSIGAWALVVGTIAGALSGLVVSYILAPFRVRWLWDWTVAHELGGFGRMVFLNTLVMAFWLGLDRFVGPWFVSFEAMGFYIVAMNLAAVAEGLLTRATDVYFSSILQSPNEAERALRHQNYVNKLCRIGMPLGCLAALSAPLAVAILYKPNFAECGLILAVLLARLLPRALGQLDFQMLLVRGTLRPSISAYLLGGVVHGAMIPLMMHWLGTVGLAMSCLLSTVVVTFVQNHYSGLDDGKGSRRLMLSVLWGAWGIAGAAGLAVLLIR
- a CDS encoding glycosyltransferase codes for the protein MRNINSPKILIISPVKDEAEYLERTIKSMAAQTLLPARWIIVNDGSKDSTGTIAETAAREHGWIRVLHREKGPRRVGPGVIEAFYAGLETVDLNDFDYVCKLDGDIEFQPGYFEEMISRFEADPRLGTASGKCFIPVNGEFVYERTGDEFSHGVAKLFRRECFQEIGGFVREVMWDGIDCHRCRMLGWKAVSYQDEDLRIIHLRLMGSSQKSVFHGRMRWGRGQYFMGTHPLYLLGIACYRMLERPWILGGMCILFGYLKAALTSHRQYGDAEFKRHLHAWQLRKLFAPVLRRIRPATAAIALKTVTPASVKKPAASTTIKQNVVRELELV
- a CDS encoding O-antigen ligase family protein, whose amino-acid sequence is MFQIFSLMIVIGILSLASRFGAQKALLYAWPPAMLLLPVWMIMEVGSLTLDLRTVAEVTILVSFLLFPEEAPRLKVNFCDLAVLFLLGVQVVSQFHAGSIGPLTVPEIARKWLLPYLMGRLFFRSEKDLTTVLNMLCPMLVVLTALTVFECFVKINPINKALGMSFGLLEEGEGYRWGMKRAHVTFNHPIFFGMMLVLMLPWSLEAGRRAKTGEGPRWWRHMPKLLGLSLFCCVSRGPQLAGMFTAVAYFFFRTPKARIPMICSACALIFLLQANKDVIVELLGKAAGETQDEKKMIDIDGEEYEYSGTTHRMLLFKVYDKSIQAAGFFGFGTEMKGVVVDEELQQTFGSIDCHYLMFLLQHGWFGVGAFVILMLAVVIKLGRRALQIEKPGSALAAGLAGAMAGVAMLLVSVWFSVDFAGVWIFSAGLASGLQFPPSTGMKVVRSVITPRKKQTKIEAKPRRYLTPPRPIERDTHHA